GACCGGCGTGTTTTTCTGCGCAGCCACAAACCCGATTTTCACGGGGATCTCATCAACAGGTTCACCTTGCGCGAGGCCGCCGAGGAGGACCGCATGAGCAGCGGTGTCGAGTTGGGTCCTTTGGGCACCTTCACGCACCGGGTGGTGTTGCCCTGGCACGCGGCCGGCGATCGGATCGGTTTTATCGAGGCGGGCGAAGATGTCGATTTGTTCATGGGACGGCTGCGCGCGAGCCTCGGCATCGAATACGTTGTGGTCTTGGAAAAGCGCTTTCTTGATCGGGATCTTTGGGAGCAGGGCATGGCCTTGCGCGGTCGCAGCGGCGCATGGGAGCGCTTTGCCGACCACGTGGTCCTTGATCAATCCCTCGACAGGCTGCCGGAGGGCTTCGCCGAAGCTTTGGACTTCGATCACGCCGAGCATCTGCATCTGGCCTTCGAGATGGATTCTAACGGACGAACCCTGCGTGGACGTCTATTGCCCCTGAGCAACGCCGAAGGGATAGACGTCGGCGATGTGTTGCTGATGTTCGATGTCACCGACAGACTTGCCCTGTTCAATCGCTCCATGGTTGTCGGCGGTTTTCTGACCTTGGGTTTCGGCGGAATGCTCTTCGGCTTCTCTTACGTGATGCTCGGGCGCACTTCGCGGCAGTTGGAAGACGCTCAGAATCGCCTGATGGTGGAATTCGAGGCAACGCGTCAGGCCAACGATCTGCTCGAAGAAGAGATGGCTGAACGCCAGCGTATGGAAGAGGCTCTGCGCGAGGCGCGCGACGACCTGGAAGAAAAAGTTTCTCAGCGCACCGCCGAGTTGGAGTCGGCTCTGGCCGAGGCGCGCCAGGCGCGTGAGCGCATCGACGCGATCCTGCGCTCGGTGGGCGACGGGTTGTTGGTGGTCAGCGAAGCCGGCGAGGTCATTGTGGTCAACGAAGCGGCGCGCGCCATGTTTTCCCTGGGTGATGGCCCCCTCGCGGGCTGTTCCGTCGACGAATTGCTCAGGGGCAGCGCTCTGTTGCCGCACATCCGCAATGTTCTGGCCGCGAAAGATGGAGAACAGGCATTTGATGTGGAGATACTTGATGTCCAGGGCGCGCGGCGCATCATTGGGGCACGCACTTCGGCGATTCATGCCCAGAACGCAGGCCGCGACGGCATCCTGATCCTCTGTCAGGATGTGACCCAGGCGCGCATGATCGATCGCATGAAAAGCGAGTTTATCTCCACAGTGGCGCATGAGTTCCGCACGCCCCTGGCGACGGTACTCGGTTTTTCCGAATTGCTGCTGAGTCGCGATGATTTCAGCCCCGAGCAGCGTCAGGAGTTTTTGACCTATATTTTCGAAAAGGCCGACGCCCTCTCGGCCATCGTCGATGATCTGCTGGATCTCAGCCGCATCGAGGCCGGGCGCGAAATCGAACTGCAGCTCGAGCCCTGCGAGCCGGAGCGCCTCTTTTTGCCCGTCATCCGCGATTTTCGTTTGCAGCATCCCGATGCCGAATTCGAGGTCAGTCTGTCCCCTGCGGCTGCCGATCTGCTGGTCGATCGGCGAAAATGCGCCCAGGTTATGGAAAACCTGCTGTCCAACGCCGTCAAATACGCCTCCGGCAGGCGTCGGGTGCGCGTCAGCGGCTATGCCGAAGGCTCTTTTTACCAATTGCGGGTGCGTGACTGGGGCATCGGCATGACCGCCGAACAGACGGCGCGGGTTTTTGAAAAATTCTATCGCGCCGACTCTTCCAATATTGCCATTGCCGGCACCGGCCTCGGCATGTCAATCGTCAAACATATTGTCGAAGCGCACGGCGGGCGTGTCTGGCTCGAAAGCGCTCCCGGCGAAGGCACGACCGTTTTCTTTACCCTGCCCCTGGCCCGCGCCGGCCATTCCTCGTCGCCCCCCGAAACGACCGAAGCGGTTTCCTGATTTTCTTTTTTTCCCCGCAAAAAATCCCCTCGCATTTTTTCTGTGTTCCGTAACGATTTTCCAAGCGATTGATTGAGATGTGTTTTTTCTTAAGAGAGACTTTGTTTGTCGATTGCGAAAAAAATTAACTCAAATAAATGTTGAAATTGCAATTAAAACAGACTAACATCTTTTTAGCTTTTGGATTTCTTAATTTATGATCCTCGCCCGGCGAGGGAGGGAATGCGCATGAAACAATTCTGGCGGTCTATGAATCCAGTAACGCTTTCCGCAGGGGTGGCCGGTGGTGCGACTCTGGCGATACTGGCTGTGCTGATGCTCAAAGGCGCCGATCCTCTGGCTTTGGTATTGACCGCAGCGACCGCCCTGCTCTGGGCGGGTCTGCTGGGAGGGGCCCTGCATCTGCTGCGCCTGCGTGAACGCCGACAATGGCAGCAAACCAATCAACACCTCGCGGATCTGACCAGTCGCACGAAATCTCTGTTCGAATTTTTGGCAAAGCAGTTCAACGGCCAGTTTTCCAACATCAAAACCGAAAATGACCAGGTGCGCACTCTGCTTGCCGATGCCATTGAAAAGCTCATCAACAGCTTCACCGGCCTTGAAGAGCAGACCCGCCGCCAGCAGGAACTGGCCCTGGGGCTGGCCGGAAAAGGCGGCGGCGCGCAGAACGGCTTGAGCTTTGAAACCTTCCTGGCGGAAATCGATGAGGTGCTCAAGGTTTTTACCGACGCCATCGGGCGCAACAGCGACATGGCGCGCACCATGGTGCAGTCCATGAGCGAGACCAGTCGGCAGTTCCAGACCGTGTTGGGGTTGCTTGGCGAGGTGAAAAAAATCGCTGATCAGACCAACCTGTTGGCCATCAACGCCGCCGTCGAAGCGGCACGCGCCGGACAGGCGGGCAAGGGCTTCGCGGTGGTGGCCGGCGAGGTGCGCAGCCTTTCCATCCGCTCCAACCGTTTCAGCGACCAGATCGGCTCCTCCGTGGAAGGCATATCTCAGGCTCTGGCCGATGCGCAGAAGATCGTCAATCAAATGGCCTCCCAGGACCAGATGGTGACCGGCAGCGCTCGCCAACGGGTCGACGCCCTGATGGATAAGACCCGTGAATTCAATGCCGGTGTCGAAGCCTCGGGGCGCGAAATTTCCCAATCTTCCGAGCAGGTCGCCACCGAGGTGCGCCATGCCGTGACCTCTTTGCAATTTCAGGACATGGCGACGCAGGTGCTGGGTACAGTCAACAGCCGGGTGGAAAATCTCGAAAGCCTGCTCGGTGGATTGGCGGTGCTGTCCCTGGAGCATCGTGGCGCGGGGGAGGATCTCAGCGACGAATGCCGGAACCGGCTGGAAGACTTCAAAACGGCCCTGGAAGAAGCCAGCCGCCTGCTGGAGAAGGCCAGCCACAATCCCGTGTCGCAGAAGAGCATGGATGAAGGCGATATCGAATTGTTTTAGCCGCAAGGACAATGCACGAATCGTCCTTGCAGGTCGAATCAGAACAGCCAGGAGGGTCATACCACATGAGTAAACATATTCTTGCCGTCGACGATTCCCGTTCAATACTGCAGATGGTGTCCTTCACCCTGAAGGGTGCCGGTTATCAGGTCACCGAGGCGGCCGATGGCCAGGCGGCATTGGATCTGGCCGGCAGCGGCAATTTCAGCTTGATAATCACCGACCTCAATATGCCGCGCATGGATGGGATCACCCTGACGCAGAAATTGCGCGCTCATCCCAAATACAAATTTACCCCGATTCTGATGCTGACCACCGAAGCCGGCGATGCCTTTAAGACCAAGGGCAAGGCGGTGGGAGCCACGGGCTGGCTGGTTAAGCCCTTCGATCCGCAGAAGCTTGTCGGCGTGGTGAAGAAGGTTCTCGGTTAAGGGGCGGGGTGATGAGTGATTTCGTATGGGAAAAGAGCCTGAATGCTGACGGGCGGCAGGCGGGGCGGCTGCATCTGGGCCGTGTTCTCACCGTGGTTGAAGCCGCCGCACTGCGCGAGACGTTGATGCAGGCGCTGGAATCCTGCGCGGATCTGGTGCTTGACGGCGCGGACGTCGGCGATGTCGATGT
The window above is part of the Geoalkalibacter ferrihydriticus DSM 17813 genome. Proteins encoded here:
- a CDS encoding STAS domain-containing protein, encoding MSDFVWEKSLNADGRQAGRLHLGRVLTVVEAAALRETLMQALESCADLVLDGADVGDVDVAGLQALCAAHRAAVVKGCALRMTGLDAGPWPEVLRLSGLSRHEACPMSNDRKYCLWL
- a CDS encoding response regulator is translated as MSKHILAVDDSRSILQMVSFTLKGAGYQVTEAADGQAALDLAGSGNFSLIITDLNMPRMDGITLTQKLRAHPKYKFTPILMLTTEAGDAFKTKGKAVGATGWLVKPFDPQKLVGVVKKVLG
- a CDS encoding ATP-binding protein, whose protein sequence is MGANSIRKHILLPLTCTLLLLLATFLFSIYQIKLQEVDAALDQYYETAQTLSLELRNERAVQMSLALELLARDPHLQHVMDSGDREKLDEYTRELFEDVLKPNGISHLYFHFPDRRVFLRSHKPDFHGDLINRFTLREAAEEDRMSSGVELGPLGTFTHRVVLPWHAAGDRIGFIEAGEDVDLFMGRLRASLGIEYVVVLEKRFLDRDLWEQGMALRGRSGAWERFADHVVLDQSLDRLPEGFAEALDFDHAEHLHLAFEMDSNGRTLRGRLLPLSNAEGIDVGDVLLMFDVTDRLALFNRSMVVGGFLTLGFGGMLFGFSYVMLGRTSRQLEDAQNRLMVEFEATRQANDLLEEEMAERQRMEEALREARDDLEEKVSQRTAELESALAEARQARERIDAILRSVGDGLLVVSEAGEVIVVNEAARAMFSLGDGPLAGCSVDELLRGSALLPHIRNVLAAKDGEQAFDVEILDVQGARRIIGARTSAIHAQNAGRDGILILCQDVTQARMIDRMKSEFISTVAHEFRTPLATVLGFSELLLSRDDFSPEQRQEFLTYIFEKADALSAIVDDLLDLSRIEAGREIELQLEPCEPERLFLPVIRDFRLQHPDAEFEVSLSPAAADLLVDRRKCAQVMENLLSNAVKYASGRRRVRVSGYAEGSFYQLRVRDWGIGMTAEQTARVFEKFYRADSSNIAIAGTGLGMSIVKHIVEAHGGRVWLESAPGEGTTVFFTLPLARAGHSSSPPETTEAVS
- a CDS encoding methyl-accepting chemotaxis protein; its protein translation is MKQFWRSMNPVTLSAGVAGGATLAILAVLMLKGADPLALVLTAATALLWAGLLGGALHLLRLRERRQWQQTNQHLADLTSRTKSLFEFLAKQFNGQFSNIKTENDQVRTLLADAIEKLINSFTGLEEQTRRQQELALGLAGKGGGAQNGLSFETFLAEIDEVLKVFTDAIGRNSDMARTMVQSMSETSRQFQTVLGLLGEVKKIADQTNLLAINAAVEAARAGQAGKGFAVVAGEVRSLSIRSNRFSDQIGSSVEGISQALADAQKIVNQMASQDQMVTGSARQRVDALMDKTREFNAGVEASGREISQSSEQVATEVRHAVTSLQFQDMATQVLGTVNSRVENLESLLGGLAVLSLEHRGAGEDLSDECRNRLEDFKTALEEASRLLEKASHNPVSQKSMDEGDIELF